In the Wyeomyia smithii strain HCP4-BCI-WySm-NY-G18 chromosome 2, ASM2978416v1, whole genome shotgun sequence genome, one interval contains:
- the LOC129719725 gene encoding uncharacterized protein LOC129719725 gives MIKEFIIVGCLMATGLAMPSGKQVPQVLLQRPVDDLEVAETAQYGGDGFGGGGGFGEGGGFGGGGDFGGGGGFGGGGGGGFGGGGDFGGGGGFGGGCGFVGGGGGEFGGGSFGQGGGEFDGGGENYS, from the exons atgataaag GAATTCATCATTGTGGGTTGTCTCATGGCGACCGGTCTGGCAATGCCATCCGGGAAGCAAGTTCCACAGGTGCTTCTTCAACGGCCAGTAGATGATCTGGAAGTTGCTGAAACGGCTCAATATGGCGGTGATGGTTTCGGAGGAGGCGGCGGCTTCGGAGAAGGAGGTGGTTTCGGAGGAGGTGGTGACTTTGGAGGAGGCGGTGGTTTTGGAGGAGGCGGCG GTGGTGGTTTCGGAGGGGGCGGTGATTTTGGAGGAGGCGGTGGTTTCGGAGGAGGCTGTGGCTTTGTAGGAGGCGGCGGTGGTGAATTCGGAGGCGGAAGTTTTGGTCAAGGAGGAGGAGAATTTGATGGTGGGGGTGAAAATTATTCATAG
- the LOC129723032 gene encoding keratin, type I cytoskeletal 10-like — protein MMKEIIIVGLIAASLAMPSVEQVPQDQNAYRSDDPSVGLLQQSVDGDDLEGAETAQYGRGGYGGGGFGGGGFGGRGFGGGGFGGGGYGGGGFGPGGRGFGGGGYGRGFGGGHHHQHHYG, from the exons ATGATGAAG GAAATCATCATCGTAGGTCTCATTGCAGCCAGCCTGGCAATGCCATCCGTGGAGCAAGTTCCACAGGATCAGAACGCGTATCGCAGTGATGATCCTAGCGTCGGGCTTCTTCAACAGTCAGTAGATGGTGACGACCTAGAAGGCGCTGAAACGGCTCAATATGGTCGTGGTGGTTACGGAGGTGGAGGTTTCGGAGGTGGTGGTTTCGGAGGTAGAGGTTTCGGAGGAGGCGGCTTTGGAGGTGGTGGATACGGAGGCGGCGGTTTTGGTCCCGGAGGAAGAGGATTTGGTGGTGGTGGATACGGAAGAG GTTTTGGTGGTggacatcatcatcagcatcattaTGGATAA
- the LOC129723033 gene encoding WAS/WASL-interacting protein family member 3-like, protein MTRVALLFGALFALSLSSSSHPVDGGNLNAQTETRDLDTAESADPPPVPPVPPVPPVPHIPRPPPPVPPVPPVPPVPPVPPIPSSSHSSSSGSGVSISEFLAGLLGYRRRYSASAYYPTYYDRNYYPNYNYGRYYPSYSYGQNYPSYSYGGYYPSYGYSYG, encoded by the exons ATGACACgg GTGGCATTGCTGTTCGGTGCATTGTTTGCACTGAGCCTAAGTTCTTCTAGTCACCCAGTCGACGGCGGCAACCTCAATGCACAAACGGAAACCAGGGATCTAGACACTGCTGAATCAGCCGATCCTCCACCAGTGCCACCTGTTCCTCCGGTACCACCTGTTCCGCATATTCCGCGACCACCGCCACCGGTTCCACCGGTCCCACCAGTGCCACCAGTGCCACCAGTTCCACCAATTCCTTCGTCGTCACACTCCTCCTCGTCAGGTTCAGGGGTAAGCATCTCAGAGTTCTTAGCAGGATTGCTCGGATATCGCAGACGATACAGTGCAAGTGCATATTACCCAACTTATTATGATAGAAACTATTATCCGAATTATAATTACGGTCGGTATTATCCGAGTtatagttatggtcaaaattatCCCAGTTACAGCTACGGAGGTTATTATCCGAGTTACGGTTATAGTTACGGATGA
- the LOC129725079 gene encoding protein suex-1-like has translation MIKEVIVLCGVLALCACFPAVEESKAVAPASEGGAIVVLTESDETGASEDLDTAESAHHRHHHHHHHHGGFGGGYGGGFGGGYGGGFGGGYGGGFGAGYGGGGFGRGYGGGFGPG, from the exons ATGATAAAG GAAGTGATAGTGCTTTGTGGAGTGCTCGCATTATGTGCCTGCTTTCCAGCGGTGGAAGAATCAAAAGCAGTGGCCCCTGCATCAGAAGGTGGTGCTATTGTTGTGCTGACCGAAAGTGACGAAACTGGTGCTTCCGAAGATCTGGATACGGCTGAGTCTGCCCATCATAGGcatcatcaccatcaccatcatcatggTGGCTTTGGAGGTGGATATGGAGGAGGATTTGGAGGAGGTTACGGTGGAGGATTTGGAGGAGGTTACGGTGGAGGATTTGGAGCTGGATACGGAGGAGGTGGATTTGGCAGGGGTTACGGTGGAGGATTCGGCCCTGGTTAG